From Pedobacter aquae:
AAGTTGACGGCTTAATTGTTCAGAAGAAAAATGTAATTGCTGTTATTGAATATAAAAAGCCATCTGAATTTAAAACCGCAGCACAGAAAACCAAGGCAATAAAACAAGAATTAGAAGTTGCCCGTAAACTTGCCGCTCATATAATTATTGCAACCGATACTAAGGAAACTGTTTGGGTAAATGTCTTGACAGGCAATAAAATTAAAGACGAGAGCGGTAAAGAAATAAAAACAAACTTTGACTTAAATGACGAGAAGTTACCAGAATTTATTGAAAAAATTATTTTTTCAATAAATGAATTAAATGACCAAATCAAGCCGAAACAATTGGTAAATCCAACTGACTTGGCTAAACAGATTTGGCAGGACATTTGGTCGGTAAGTGGAGCAACACCAGAAAATTGTCTTTATACATTTGTTGAGCTTTTCATTTTTAAATATTTAAGTGATTTAGGGGTCTTGCAAGGAATGTATAACTTCAATACTCTTTATGATAGTTTTAGCGGAAACACAGAGGACGAAGTTTTAGAGACGTATGCAAGTATTGTACGTCCTAAAATCAAAACTTTGTTTCCTGAAAATCCAGCAGACAAAACAACCATTATCAACGGAACAATTTTTGTCAGTAAAGACCAAAAGGCTGTAAAAGGATATAGCACAGTTTTCAAAAAAGTATTGACCAAGTTTAAAGACTACGGAAAACTTGAACATATTGATTACGATTTCAAAAGTCAACTTTTTGAAAGTTTCCTAAAAGAAAGTATCAGCAAGAAAAATTGGGGTCAGTTTTTTACACCTTTAAAGGTAGTTAGAGCCGTTGTAGAAATGGCAAAAGACGATATTAAAGTTGGGGCTAAAATTTGCGACCCAGCTTGTGGTGTTGGAAAGTTCTTATTAGAGCCTGTAATTACAAAACTTGACCAGTTCTACGAAATCAAAAAAGGTAAGTTAATTCCTAAAATAACTATACACGGCTACGACAAAGGTTTTGACAAAGACGAACAAAAAACAATCATATTGGCAAAAGCGAATATGTTGATTTACTTTTCTGATATTATCAAAGAAAACCCAGGGATTACAACTGAATTTGCTCAACTCTTTAATGACAGTTTTTTACTCAAAACAAATTCGATTTTAGGTTCACTTTCAGAACCAGTAGAAAATGAGTATGACCTTATTGTAACAAATCCGCCTTATGTAACAAGCGGAAGTAGTAACTTAAAGGAAGAGATTAAGAAAGATGGAACACTTGTAAATTACTACAAAATCAATGCTATTGGTGTTGAAGGTTTGTTTATGGAGTGGATTGTCAGAGCATTAAAACCAAACGGTAAGGCTTTTATAATTGTTCCTGATGGAATTTTCAATCGTCAAAACGATAAAAATTTAAGACAGTTCATAATAGATGAATGTTATATTGATGGTATAGTATCATTACCATTGAACACTTTTTTTACCACAAATAAAAAGACATACATTCTTTGTTTAACTAAAAAAGCAAACAAAAAAGATATTCAAACCGACCCTGTGTTCACGTATTTGGTAAGTGAAATGGGAGAAACAAGAGATGTTTACAGATTTGACATTGACCAAGATGATTTAAGTGAAGCTGTTACATTGTATTCTTTTTTCAAAGGTAATAAAGCAAGTTTTGCTAAAATTAATACTGATAAAAGGTGT
This genomic window contains:
- a CDS encoding N-6 DNA methylase → MSEELLQRDLINNCQKLGKWDFYNIGATSVKALKEHGIIRNVNYGAEEKKKVDGLIVQKKNVIAVIEYKKPSEFKTAAQKTKAIKQELEVARKLAAHIIIATDTKETVWVNVLTGNKIKDESGKEIKTNFDLNDEKLPEFIEKIIFSINELNDQIKPKQLVNPTDLAKQIWQDIWSVSGATPENCLYTFVELFIFKYLSDLGVLQGMYNFNTLYDSFSGNTEDEVLETYASIVRPKIKTLFPENPADKTTIINGTIFVSKDQKAVKGYSTVFKKVLTKFKDYGKLEHIDYDFKSQLFESFLKESISKKNWGQFFTPLKVVRAVVEMAKDDIKVGAKICDPACGVGKFLLEPVITKLDQFYEIKKGKLIPKITIHGYDKGFDKDEQKTIILAKANMLIYFSDIIKENPGITTEFAQLFNDSFLLKTNSILGSLSEPVENEYDLIVTNPPYVTSGSSNLKEEIKKDGTLVNYYKINAIGVEGLFMEWIVRALKPNGKAFIIVPDGIFNRQNDKNLRQFIIDECYIDGIVSLPLNTFFTTNKKTYILCLTKKANKKDIQTDPVFTYLVSEMGETRDVYRFDIDQDDLSEAVTLYSFFKGNKASFAKINTDKRCKIFPFTDFTSSLENSWIVDKWWSEEEKIELGISEKKDKLGLLDFSSLVEDMSISLKTFQEGIKELSEKKKSELNKKTYKLKDLFDIEKGKSLYTKNYGNLNKGDNPVYSASNNAPLTYINTNDYDGQYLTWATNGFAGYMMLIEGKFSINGDRGLLKPKMPNINLLYVKNIVEPKLRELAKGRKGENGSDEFTKVYPKMVEEVEIVMPVDEDGNFDLETQKDVVDKILYVEDIKKAIEEYKYQIKNILIEIETENSSKEFLLSDVFDFPSIKGLTASFIQKNQGNVPVYGGRKDETPIGYIKDNLSSVKYFDNCLAWNREGSVGFVFWHKHRFTTNDHHRPLIVKTQFEKLIDLDYMRYTLEKVLLSQGFEWSKTASKEKVEKFKVTIPILKSGTIDLNTQQEIAAKYLKIDAIKRGILEELDRISKIEIDFE